In Arthrobacter burdickii, one DNA window encodes the following:
- a CDS encoding MFS transporter, with amino-acid sequence MSGRILARVPGSYILLACIGLVAVNLRGPFVAVAPVADLMQADLHFSPVLLGLLTSIPVLCFSVAAPLASLAARRLGAEFAVTLTILGVLAGVLVRSAGGPLLVVAGTVLIGLAITVGNIAVPLIIRRDFSPARQGTAMGIYTAALNIGSFLTSVVTAPLAGVAGWRVALAAVGVLAVGAIAFWTLAVGPRNAFLVSPEDGGGMKLPPVEGSGWITAGLTVAFAMQAFSYYGVTAWLPSYLHDELGMSVGEAGAASSIFQILAIAGGLGVPFAARFLSTTAVTVILGVLWTAVPAGLLLAPQLWWLWSFGGGIAQGGGITVIFIAIIRLARDQVSAGRISAVVQGSGYCVAALAPPLVGLVHDASGSWTPALLVLLASVLAFFASSTLSVRRLPEDR; translated from the coding sequence GTGAGCGGCCGGATCCTCGCCAGGGTTCCCGGCAGCTACATCCTGCTCGCCTGCATCGGACTGGTGGCCGTCAACCTGAGGGGCCCTTTCGTGGCGGTCGCCCCCGTGGCGGACCTGATGCAGGCGGACCTGCACTTCTCGCCCGTCCTGCTGGGACTGCTCACCAGCATCCCGGTCCTGTGCTTCTCCGTCGCGGCACCACTCGCGTCCCTGGCTGCCAGGAGGCTGGGCGCGGAATTCGCGGTGACGCTGACCATCCTCGGTGTGCTGGCCGGTGTGCTGGTGCGTTCCGCCGGCGGCCCCCTGCTGGTGGTGGCCGGCACCGTGCTGATCGGCCTCGCGATCACGGTGGGCAATATCGCGGTGCCGCTGATCATCCGCCGCGATTTCTCCCCTGCCCGGCAGGGGACGGCGATGGGAATCTACACCGCGGCTCTGAACATCGGGTCGTTCCTCACCTCGGTGGTCACGGCGCCGCTGGCCGGGGTGGCGGGGTGGAGGGTGGCGCTGGCAGCGGTCGGCGTCCTGGCCGTGGGGGCGATCGCCTTCTGGACGCTGGCAGTGGGTCCGAGGAATGCGTTCCTGGTATCCCCCGAGGACGGCGGCGGGATGAAGCTGCCACCCGTGGAGGGCTCGGGGTGGATCACCGCGGGACTCACGGTGGCCTTCGCCATGCAGGCCTTCTCCTACTACGGGGTGACCGCGTGGCTGCCCAGCTACCTGCACGACGAACTGGGGATGTCCGTCGGCGAAGCCGGCGCAGCGTCCTCCATCTTCCAGATCCTCGCCATCGCGGGTGGCCTCGGAGTGCCCTTCGCCGCCAGGTTCCTGAGTACGACGGCGGTAACCGTCATCCTCGGTGTGCTGTGGACGGCCGTGCCGGCCGGCCTGCTCCTGGCGCCGCAGCTCTGGTGGCTCTGGTCCTTCGGTGGGGGCATCGCCCAGGGCGGCGGCATCACGGTGATCTTCATCGCCATCATCCGGCTCGCCCGGGACCAGGTCTCCGCCGGCCGGATATCCGCCGTCGTCCAGGGATCGGGGTACTGCGTCGCCGCCCTGGCCCCGCCCCTGGTAGGTCTCGTCCACGACGCCTCGGGGTCCTGGACGCCGGCCTTGCTGGTTCTCCTGGCCTCCGTGCTGGCCTTCTTCGCCAGCAGTACGCTCTCGGTGCGGCGGCTGCCGGAGGACCGCTGA
- a CDS encoding glycosyltransferase codes for MTRTPTEPGQDHPAAADVLPAYASGGRLDRAVGLVIAAIVTAAAALLWFAVAANRPETTIASSQDAVIGIWRVLYNSDAPGMSTILTAIALALLAGAGLALVERRIATTSRRSMNPGNQPLAPKVIMAATRGRFAGEVTVTVLIPAHNEEASLPQTIASLKSQSHRPERIIVVADNCTDATVHLAREAGVEVIESVDNTKKKAGALNQALTAILPQQGDNDVVMVMDADTQLDDGFLAGAVARFTGDRALMAVGGLFYGEQGHGLIGQFQRNEYIRYARQMRRRRGRVLVLTGTASLFRPVALRTVAESRGTSIPGAVGDVYDTVALTEDNELTIALKSLGGLMVSPQECTVVTELMPSWRTLWNQRLRWQRGALENIGAYGVTAPTMRYWAQQLGIGYGVIALGAYLALITLTAVSLETWIWFPFWLGLGLLFTVERVLTVWKGGWKARLLAVTLFPELIFDMFLNLVYIKGIVDLSFGRQASWKHLAHAAPATEPFLQEA; via the coding sequence ATGACGAGGACACCAACCGAACCAGGGCAGGATCATCCGGCCGCAGCGGACGTGCTGCCTGCCTACGCGTCGGGGGGCCGGCTCGACCGCGCCGTCGGCCTGGTCATCGCAGCCATCGTGACAGCAGCCGCGGCTCTGTTGTGGTTCGCCGTGGCGGCCAATCGTCCCGAGACGACGATCGCGTCGTCGCAGGACGCCGTGATCGGCATCTGGCGCGTCCTCTACAACTCCGATGCGCCCGGGATGAGCACCATCCTGACCGCCATCGCGCTCGCCCTGCTGGCGGGGGCCGGGCTCGCGCTGGTGGAGCGGCGCATCGCCACCACGTCGAGGCGGTCGATGAATCCGGGAAACCAACCACTTGCTCCGAAGGTCATCATGGCGGCCACCCGCGGCCGGTTCGCGGGCGAGGTCACGGTGACGGTCCTCATCCCCGCGCACAACGAGGAGGCCTCGCTCCCGCAGACGATCGCGTCCCTCAAGAGCCAGTCGCACCGGCCCGAGCGCATCATCGTCGTCGCCGACAACTGCACCGACGCCACGGTCCACCTGGCCCGGGAGGCCGGCGTCGAGGTCATCGAGTCGGTGGACAACACGAAGAAGAAAGCCGGCGCCCTCAACCAGGCACTGACGGCGATCCTGCCGCAGCAGGGTGACAACGACGTCGTCATGGTCATGGATGCCGATACCCAGCTCGACGACGGCTTCCTTGCCGGCGCCGTGGCACGCTTCACCGGCGACCGTGCGCTCATGGCCGTGGGCGGGCTCTTCTACGGCGAGCAGGGCCACGGCCTGATCGGCCAGTTCCAGCGCAACGAGTACATCCGCTATGCACGCCAGATGCGCCGTCGTCGTGGCCGTGTCCTCGTCCTCACCGGCACCGCATCGCTCTTCCGGCCGGTGGCGCTGCGGACGGTCGCCGAGAGCCGCGGTACATCGATCCCGGGAGCGGTCGGTGACGTCTACGACACCGTAGCCCTGACCGAGGACAACGAACTGACGATCGCCCTCAAGTCCCTGGGAGGCCTGATGGTCTCCCCGCAGGAGTGCACCGTGGTGACCGAGCTGATGCCCTCCTGGCGCACGCTGTGGAACCAGCGCCTGCGCTGGCAGCGGGGTGCCCTCGAGAACATCGGCGCCTACGGAGTCACGGCGCCCACGATGCGGTACTGGGCGCAGCAGCTCGGCATCGGGTACGGAGTGATCGCCCTGGGCGCCTACCTCGCGCTCATCACGCTCACGGCCGTGTCGCTCGAGACCTGGATCTGGTTCCCGTTCTGGCTCGGGCTCGGTCTCCTCTTCACCGTCGAGCGGGTCCTCACAGTGTGGAAGGGCGGCTGGAAGGCGCGGCTGCTCGCCGTCACGCTGTTCCCGGAACTGATCTTCGACATGTTCCTGAACCTCGTCTACATCAAGGGCATCGTCGACCTCTCCTTCGGCCGCCAGGCCAGCTGGAAGCACCTCGCCCATGCCGCTCCGGCGACCGAACCCTTTCTCCAGGAGGCCTGA
- a CDS encoding DUF1684 domain-containing protein: MTTTTQTAEERWLRFRQARNEALAEPHGWLTLTSFQWLGDEPAALELVPGLWSAAGDTASLTAHSADALTELASGRLVEGTLTAVLADEESLMWVAYGGADGRRVVVELARRAGRYAIRTRDAESPVLTAFTGVPVFDYNPDLVVVGRFEPNDEPRQESIRTAHPDVPGTASTVGDVVFSLPDENREFRLHASQEDAGSLAITFHDRTNGTTTASWRKVATRRPRPDGTVVLDFNRAINYPSAFTPYGTCPMPVRANVVDAPIEAGEKDPLR; encoded by the coding sequence ATGACAACGACCACCCAGACCGCCGAGGAACGGTGGCTGCGTTTTCGGCAGGCGCGCAACGAGGCCCTTGCGGAACCGCACGGCTGGCTGACGCTCACATCCTTCCAGTGGCTCGGCGACGAACCCGCGGCCCTCGAGCTCGTTCCCGGTCTTTGGTCGGCTGCGGGCGACACCGCGAGCCTGACCGCGCACTCCGCGGACGCCCTCACCGAGCTGGCGAGCGGCCGGCTCGTGGAGGGTACGCTCACGGCGGTACTGGCCGATGAGGAGTCGCTGATGTGGGTCGCCTACGGAGGTGCGGACGGCCGCCGGGTCGTGGTGGAGCTGGCACGGCGCGCAGGCCGCTACGCGATCCGGACGAGGGATGCCGAGTCGCCGGTGCTGACCGCGTTCACCGGGGTGCCCGTGTTCGACTACAACCCCGACCTCGTGGTCGTGGGGCGGTTCGAACCGAATGACGAGCCGCGCCAGGAGAGTATCCGGACGGCCCATCCCGACGTACCCGGGACCGCTTCGACAGTGGGCGACGTCGTCTTCTCCCTTCCGGACGAGAACAGGGAGTTCCGGCTCCATGCCTCCCAGGAGGACGCCGGTTCGCTCGCGATCACGTTCCACGACCGGACCAATGGGACGACCACTGCTTCGTGGCGGAAGGTTGCCACCCGCCGTCCGCGCCCGGACGGGACGGTGGTCCTCGACTTCAACCGGGCGATCAACTATCCCAGCGCCTTCACCCCGTACGGCACCTGCCCCATGCCGGTCCGTGCCAACGTCGTCGACGCGCCCATCGAGGCCGGGGAGAAGGACCCGTTGCGCTGA
- the ppk2 gene encoding polyphosphate kinase 2, whose protein sequence is MSEEPTDELDDEPTDSPADTPAVEGAEQPPVPVPTPDSDGGEHVLLPHPDQPTWREDYPYDTRMTERDYQKAKRALQIELLKMQGWVRANRTKVAVLFEGRDAAGKGGTIKRFTENLNPRGARVVALDKPSEKEQTQWYFQRYMSVLPSGGEIVLFDRSWYNRAGVERVMGFCTPTEYLEFMRQAPELERMLVRSDTHLIKFWFSVSREEQRRRFAQRHTDPVRRWKLSPMDLQSLDKWDEYTEAKEAMFFYTNTADAPWTVIKSNDKKRARIEALRYVLSVLDYDEKDPDVVGAPDPLIVGTGPHSRVFEADEQSTRLFPTL, encoded by the coding sequence ATGAGCGAGGAACCGACCGACGAGCTGGACGACGAGCCGACGGACTCCCCGGCGGACACGCCCGCCGTCGAGGGCGCCGAGCAGCCCCCGGTCCCCGTGCCGACCCCGGACAGCGACGGCGGGGAGCACGTCCTGCTGCCCCACCCGGACCAGCCGACCTGGCGGGAGGACTACCCCTACGACACCCGGATGACCGAGCGCGACTACCAGAAGGCCAAGCGGGCCCTGCAGATCGAACTGCTCAAGATGCAGGGATGGGTCAGGGCCAACCGCACCAAGGTCGCCGTCCTGTTCGAGGGGCGCGACGCAGCGGGCAAGGGCGGCACGATCAAGCGGTTCACGGAGAACCTGAATCCCCGCGGTGCCCGGGTCGTCGCACTGGACAAGCCGAGCGAGAAGGAACAGACGCAGTGGTACTTCCAGCGCTACATGTCCGTGCTGCCGTCGGGCGGGGAGATCGTCCTGTTCGACAGGTCCTGGTACAACCGGGCCGGGGTGGAACGCGTCATGGGCTTCTGCACGCCCACCGAGTACCTGGAGTTCATGCGGCAGGCCCCGGAACTGGAGCGCATGCTGGTGCGCAGCGACACCCACCTCATCAAGTTCTGGTTCTCGGTGTCCCGTGAGGAACAGCGGCGCCGTTTCGCCCAGCGCCACACGGACCCGGTCCGCCGCTGGAAGCTGAGCCCCATGGACCTGCAGTCGCTCGACAAGTGGGACGAGTACACGGAAGCCAAGGAGGCCATGTTCTTCTACACCAATACGGCCGATGCCCCGTGGACGGTGATCAAGAGCAACGACAAGAAGCGGGCCAGGATCGAGGCCCTCCGGTATGTCCTGTCCGTACTCGACTACGACGAGAAGGACCCCGACGTGGTCGGCGCACCGGATCCGCTGATAGTGGGGACAGGGCCGCACTCGCGCGTCTTCGAAGCGGACGAGCAGTCAACGCGCCTGTTCCCCACCCTGTAG
- a CDS encoding DUF4190 domain-containing protein, producing the protein MSQEPYPSERPFSGSHAKPYDGGAYGSQGGYPPYQAGQPGPYQPGQYAPSYQSIEGEKAAQTSLILGIVGLFVAGFILGPLAIWQAKKAERLGVPATAGKVLGWINVALYGIAILFGILLIIIMFAGFSASTYSS; encoded by the coding sequence ATGTCCCAGGAGCCCTACCCCAGCGAGCGCCCGTTCTCCGGCAGCCATGCAAAGCCGTACGACGGCGGCGCGTACGGAAGCCAGGGTGGCTACCCCCCGTACCAGGCCGGGCAGCCGGGCCCCTACCAGCCGGGCCAGTACGCCCCCTCCTACCAGTCCATCGAGGGAGAGAAGGCCGCCCAGACCTCCCTCATCCTCGGGATCGTCGGACTCTTCGTTGCCGGGTTCATCCTGGGACCGCTGGCGATCTGGCAGGCGAAGAAGGCCGAGCGCCTGGGCGTACCGGCAACGGCGGGGAAGGTGCTCGGCTGGATCAATGTCGCGCTCTACGGCATCGCCATCCTGTTCGGAATCCTCCTGATCATCATCATGTTCGCGGGATTCTCAGCCTCCACCTACAGCAGCTGA